A stretch of the Pseudomonas helvetica genome encodes the following:
- the yacG gene encoding DNA gyrase inhibitor YacG: protein MSQPPVVECPTCGAPVEWSATSTFRPFCSDRCKLIDLGAWASEEHKIPVSPDSEDELFSEDFDPRH, encoded by the coding sequence ATGAGCCAACCCCCTGTCGTCGAATGTCCAACCTGCGGCGCCCCTGTTGAATGGAGCGCGACCAGCACCTTCCGGCCGTTTTGCTCGGACCGTTGCAAACTGATCGATCTGGGCGCCTGGGCCTCGGAAGAACACAAGATTCCGGTCAGCCCCGACTCTGAAGACGAGTTGTTCTCGGAAGATTTCGACCCGCGCCACTGA
- a CDS encoding DUF748 domain-containing protein has product MPKGLIRAIGALLIAVALYSVLGFLILPGIALRIANQQLANYAAVPAHIQRIELNPFSLELTVWGLNIGEPGKEQLAFERLYANLQIDSLWTRALHLIDVQLDKPKTEILFNKDGSLNLTQLFKLPASEPTPADPNAKPFPLRIDHINLASGYVHFQDLRPSEPIEFLYDTLNLELNNLSTLPDDNAAMTLVAAGPAGGRIDWTGHISLVPISSEGTLKVTDGKMKSWWPYVRDALPLVLEDGTLNLSTDYKFNLTQGTELLLNNASVSVAPFAIKAPDGRPLVRLERLDVSETTVDLVKQQVIVGKIRSQKLETWAAREADGQLDWQKLFASQPTKPATKPESTKAPAAADSPQPKPDPAVPSKPWQVLLKDVELRNYQVHLADRQAQPAVALELGPLNVDVKNFDSLNGSPFSLKVDTGLGKQGKILANGEVNLAPISAKLKVQTKDIDLRVAQSYINPFIRLELRSGMLGSDLAVDLKSTEPLAFSVTGRAQVDQLHTLDTLKTRDFLKWQQVVVEGLNYQHGDSLSIDKINLQQPYVRFMINDDRTTNINDLLIPQSPDNGSKTAAAKPAASKDKPLGIHIGAIAINDGSANFADFSLTPNFATAIQQLNGQIGTIDSRQVKPAAVDIKGKVDRYAPVTIKGSVTPFDPMTALDIATSFKRVELTTLTPYSGKFAGYRIRKGRLNLDLHYQIVKGQLKAENKVVVEQLQLGEKVDSPDAVSLPLKLAIALLKDSDGKISIDLPITGDLNNPQFSIMPIIWQTLRNLIVRAAEAPFKLIGGLVNGSGAEDLGSVSFAPGSSELSKNAESALDTLAKALKERPALRLEIEGTAAEKSDGPLIAEQRLEREYQYNYYKMLQRRGDKVPAQASLLAVPDSEKGPLLEAIYRTRLKTQPPAEWTQLGKAERTAKLREGVIKFWSSDTALLRQLGQDRASTIKDYLVDKAQLADDRVYFVDANLGEAESDGRVVTPMHLDAE; this is encoded by the coding sequence ATGCCCAAAGGATTGATTCGCGCCATCGGCGCCTTGTTGATTGCCGTCGCCCTTTACAGCGTGTTGGGGTTTCTGATTTTACCGGGCATCGCCTTGCGGATCGCCAATCAACAATTGGCCAACTACGCGGCGGTGCCTGCGCACATTCAACGGATCGAACTCAATCCCTTCAGTCTTGAACTGACCGTGTGGGGCCTGAACATCGGCGAGCCGGGCAAGGAACAGCTTGCCTTCGAGCGCCTGTACGCCAACCTGCAAATCGATAGCCTCTGGACTCGTGCACTGCACTTGATCGATGTGCAGCTGGACAAGCCGAAAACCGAGATTCTGTTCAACAAGGACGGCAGCCTGAACCTCACGCAACTGTTCAAGTTGCCAGCCAGTGAGCCGACGCCTGCGGACCCGAACGCCAAACCCTTCCCGCTGCGCATCGACCACATCAATCTGGCCAGTGGTTATGTGCACTTCCAGGACCTGCGCCCGAGCGAGCCGATCGAATTCCTGTACGACACGCTCAATCTGGAGTTGAACAACCTCAGTACCCTGCCCGACGACAACGCCGCCATGACCCTCGTCGCAGCTGGCCCGGCGGGTGGCCGGATCGACTGGACCGGCCACATCAGCCTGGTGCCCATCAGCTCCGAAGGCACACTGAAAGTCACCGACGGCAAAATGAAATCCTGGTGGCCTTACGTGCGTGACGCATTGCCGCTGGTGCTTGAAGACGGAACGCTGAACCTGAGCACCGATTACAAGTTCAACCTGACGCAGGGAACCGAACTGCTGCTGAACAACGCCTCGGTCAGCGTTGCTCCGTTCGCCATCAAGGCCCCGGATGGCCGGCCGCTGGTGCGCCTCGAACGTCTGGACGTCAGCGAGACCACGGTCGATCTGGTCAAGCAACAAGTGATCGTCGGCAAGATCCGCAGCCAGAAGCTCGAAACCTGGGCCGCCCGCGAAGCCGATGGCCAGCTCGACTGGCAGAAGCTCTTCGCCAGCCAACCGACCAAACCGGCCACAAAACCCGAGTCAACCAAGGCTCCGGCGGCGGCAGACTCGCCGCAACCAAAACCCGATCCGGCGGTGCCGAGCAAGCCCTGGCAAGTGCTGCTCAAGGATGTCGAGCTGCGCAACTATCAAGTGCACTTGGCCGACCGTCAGGCCCAGCCGGCGGTGGCACTGGAGCTTGGCCCGCTGAACGTCGACGTGAAGAATTTCGATAGCCTCAATGGTTCGCCGTTCTCCCTCAAGGTCGATACCGGCCTGGGCAAGCAGGGCAAGATTCTCGCGAATGGCGAGGTCAACCTCGCGCCGATCAGCGCCAAACTCAAGGTCCAGACCAAAGACATCGACTTGCGCGTCGCCCAGTCCTATATCAACCCGTTCATTCGTCTGGAGCTGCGTTCCGGGATGCTCGGCAGCGACCTGGCGGTTGACCTGAAAAGCACCGAGCCACTGGCGTTCAGCGTTACCGGCCGCGCTCAGGTCGACCAATTGCACACCCTGGACACTCTGAAAACCCGCGACTTCCTCAAGTGGCAGCAAGTGGTGGTCGAAGGCCTGAACTACCAACATGGCGATAGCCTGTCGATCGACAAGATCAACCTGCAACAGCCGTATGTGCGCTTCATGATCAACGATGATCGCACCACCAACATCAACGACCTGCTGATCCCGCAATCGCCCGACAACGGCAGTAAAACCGCCGCCGCGAAACCTGCTGCAAGCAAGGACAAGCCACTGGGTATCCACATCGGCGCGATTGCGATCAACGACGGTTCGGCGAACTTCGCCGACTTCAGCCTGACACCGAACTTTGCCACCGCCATTCAACAGCTCAACGGCCAGATCGGCACCATCGACAGCCGCCAGGTCAAACCTGCCGCCGTCGACATCAAGGGCAAAGTCGACCGCTACGCCCCGGTGACCATCAAGGGCAGCGTCACCCCGTTCGACCCGATGACCGCGCTGGATATCGCCACCAGTTTCAAACGCGTCGAACTGACCACCCTGACCCCCTACTCCGGCAAATTTGCCGGTTACCGGATCCGCAAGGGCCGGCTCAATCTCGACCTGCACTACCAGATCGTCAAAGGCCAGTTGAAAGCCGAAAACAAAGTGGTGGTGGAGCAACTGCAACTGGGCGAAAAAGTCGACAGCCCGGACGCCGTGAGCTTGCCGCTGAAACTGGCCATCGCCTTGCTCAAGGACAGCGATGGCAAAATTTCCATTGATCTGCCGATAACAGGCGATCTGAACAACCCGCAATTCAGCATCATGCCGATCATCTGGCAAACCCTGCGCAACCTGATCGTGCGCGCGGCCGAGGCACCCTTCAAGCTCATTGGCGGGCTGGTCAACGGCAGTGGGGCCGAGGACCTGGGCAGCGTGTCGTTCGCACCCGGTTCAAGTGAGCTGAGCAAGAACGCCGAGTCGGCGCTCGATACCCTGGCCAAAGCGCTCAAGGAACGTCCGGCCCTGCGCCTGGAAATCGAAGGTACCGCCGCCGAGAAGAGCGATGGCCCCTTGATTGCCGAACAGCGACTGGAACGTGAATACCAGTACAACTACTACAAAATGCTCCAGCGTCGCGGCGACAAAGTCCCTGCGCAAGCTTCGTTGCTGGCAGTCCCGGACAGCGAAAAAGGCCCGCTGCTCGAAGCCATTTACCGCACACGCCTGAAAACCCAGCCACCGGCCGAATGGACGCAACTGGGCAAAGCAGAGCGCACCGCCAAACTGCGTGAAGGCGTGATCAAGTTCTGGTCTTCAGACACCGCGCTGCTGCGCCAACTGGGTCAGGATCGCGCCAGCACCATCAAGGACTACCTGGTCGACAAAGCCCAGCTCGCCGATGACCGGGTGTATTTCGTTGACGCTAACCTGGGCGAAGCCGAAAGCGATGGCCGAGTCGTCACGCCCATGCACCTGGATGCGGAGTAA
- a CDS encoding pilin, giving the protein MNNQKGFTLIELLIVVAIIGILATFALPLYSKYQARAKVTAGLAEISALKVPFEDIINQGTDPTLALIGGTATTGNCTITASGTASSGAGTIVCTIVNAPGPVLSKTITLTRTLAGGWTCATTALQDYAPKGCTGV; this is encoded by the coding sequence ATGAATAATCAAAAAGGTTTTACCCTCATCGAGCTGCTGATCGTGGTGGCGATCATCGGCATTCTGGCGACGTTCGCGTTGCCGCTGTATTCCAAGTATCAGGCGCGGGCGAAGGTCACCGCGGGGCTGGCGGAAATTTCAGCACTGAAGGTGCCTTTTGAAGACATTATCAATCAGGGCACCGACCCGACACTGGCGCTGATCGGTGGTACGGCAACTACCGGTAACTGCACAATCACGGCATCGGGTACTGCTTCCAGCGGTGCAGGTACTATTGTTTGCACGATTGTCAATGCACCAGGTCCGGTGCTCAGCAAAACCATCACGCTGACGCGGACACTGGCCGGTGGCTGGACCTGCGCGACCACCGCGCTGCAGGACTACGCGCCCAAGGGTTGCACTGGCGTCTGA
- a CDS encoding LysR family transcriptional regulator yields MDLLNNLRVFVRVVDSGSFTAAADALELSTAQVSRLVADLEQHVQARLLQRTTRRLSLTEAGERFLLRSRQILEEMEEATAEARGAHLKPSGRLRVHSMHGLGVLITPLIARYTELYPDVVFELTLSQRNPDPLEGGHDVVISIAHELADSQFVAQVVGQIYSVPCASPDYLQRQGVPGNPLALNDHRCLRMLDPLYSDQWVFHDEEGEHRVSPAKTFQCNVAESMVKASEAGMGVSLLPFYTATRPLSDGTLLRLLPSYRPRERNVYALYPSRRFLDAKVRTWVDFLKAELPRLFAEHEAVMSDPRHWA; encoded by the coding sequence ATGGATTTGCTCAATAACTTGCGGGTGTTTGTCCGCGTGGTGGACAGCGGCAGCTTTACCGCTGCCGCCGACGCGCTTGAACTCTCGACCGCGCAAGTGTCCCGGTTGGTCGCGGACCTGGAGCAACATGTGCAGGCGCGCCTGCTGCAACGCACCACTCGGCGTTTGAGCCTGACCGAGGCCGGCGAGCGCTTTTTGCTGCGCAGTCGGCAAATACTCGAAGAGATGGAAGAGGCTACGGCCGAAGCGCGTGGCGCTCATCTCAAGCCCAGCGGTCGGTTGCGGGTTCACAGCATGCATGGCCTGGGTGTGCTGATTACGCCGCTGATCGCTCGATACACCGAACTCTATCCTGATGTGGTGTTCGAGCTGACCTTGTCGCAACGCAATCCGGATCCGCTGGAAGGAGGCCATGACGTGGTGATTTCGATTGCCCATGAGCTGGCCGACTCGCAGTTTGTCGCCCAGGTCGTCGGGCAGATTTACAGCGTGCCCTGCGCCTCCCCCGACTACCTGCAACGCCAGGGTGTGCCAGGCAACCCGCTGGCACTGAACGATCATCGCTGCCTGCGCATGCTGGATCCGTTGTACAGCGATCAATGGGTGTTCCATGACGAGGAGGGGGAGCACCGCGTTAGCCCGGCGAAGACCTTTCAGTGCAATGTTGCCGAGTCGATGGTCAAGGCTTCCGAGGCGGGGATGGGGGTCAGTCTGTTGCCGTTTTATACCGCGACACGGCCGTTGAGCGACGGCACGTTGCTGCGCCTGCTGCCGAGCTATCGCCCGCGTGAGCGCAATGTCTACGCGCTGTACCCGTCGCGGCGCTTTCTCGATGCGAAGGTCCGAACCTGGGTGGATTTTCTCAAGGCGGAGCTACCGCGCCTGTTCGCCGAGCATGAGGCAGTGATGAGCGATCCACGCCACTGGGCCTGA
- a CDS encoding A24 family peptidase, whose protein sequence is MPLSEFMAGYPLAFVVTALVLGLVIGSFLNVVVWRLPKMLEGDWRQQALDVLGLPPEAPGPTYNLMLPHSHCPQCAHRIRVWENIPLLSYLALRGRCSNCKAPISARYPLTELACGVLSAFVAWHFGFGWTAAWGLVLSWGLLAMCLIDADHQLLPDVLVLPLLWLGLIVNSFELFVPLQAAMWGAVAGYLLLWSVYWLFKLITGKEGIGHGDFKLLALLGAWGGWQILPLTVLLSSLVGAVGGVILLRLKDTNTSTPIPFGPYLAIAGWIALLWGGQITGFYWQFVGFK, encoded by the coding sequence ATGCCCTTGAGTGAATTCATGGCCGGTTACCCACTGGCATTCGTTGTCACTGCGCTAGTGCTTGGGCTGGTGATCGGTAGTTTTCTCAACGTGGTGGTCTGGCGCCTGCCGAAAATGCTTGAGGGCGACTGGCGGCAACAAGCCCTGGATGTACTGGGTTTACCCCCTGAAGCACCGGGCCCGACCTACAACCTGATGTTGCCGCATTCACACTGCCCGCAGTGCGCCCATCGAATCCGCGTCTGGGAGAACATTCCTCTGCTCAGTTACCTGGCACTGCGCGGCCGGTGCTCAAATTGCAAAGCGCCGATCAGCGCCCGCTATCCCTTGACCGAACTGGCCTGCGGCGTGCTGTCGGCGTTTGTCGCCTGGCACTTCGGCTTCGGTTGGACAGCTGCGTGGGGGCTGGTCCTGAGTTGGGGGTTATTGGCGATGTGCCTGATCGACGCCGACCACCAATTGCTGCCGGATGTGCTGGTGTTGCCGTTGTTGTGGCTGGGTCTGATCGTCAACAGCTTCGAGCTTTTCGTGCCTTTGCAGGCAGCGATGTGGGGGGCGGTGGCCGGCTATCTGCTGCTGTGGTCGGTGTATTGGCTGTTCAAACTGATAACCGGCAAGGAAGGTATCGGTCACGGCGACTTCAAGCTCCTGGCGCTGCTCGGTGCCTGGGGCGGTTGGCAGATTCTGCCGCTGACGGTCCTGCTTTCATCGCTGGTGGGTGCTGTGGGGGGAGTGATTTTACTGCGCCTGAAAGATACCAACACCTCGACGCCGATCCCCTTTGGACCCTATCTGGCAATTGCCGGCTGGATTGCCTTGCTCTGGGGTGGTCAAATAACCGGCTTCTATTGGCAGTTTGTCGGTTTCAAATGA
- the coaE gene encoding dephospho-CoA kinase (Dephospho-CoA kinase (CoaE) performs the final step in coenzyme A biosynthesis.), with translation MNTPVEKPWILGLTGGIGSGKSAAAQHFIDLGVHAVDADHAARWVVEPGRPALAQIAEHFGVGVLQADGQLNRAALRKLIFEVPEERRWLEALLHPLIAQEIAAHLARAQSPYAILVSPLLIESGQYKMTQRVLVIDAPEHLQIERTLQRDQTSEQQVQAILKAQSSRQDRLSHADDVVVNDRDLAWLHSEVERLHHFYLTLRGGQS, from the coding sequence ATGAATACCCCTGTGGAAAAACCCTGGATTCTCGGTCTGACCGGTGGCATCGGCAGCGGCAAAAGCGCGGCGGCCCAGCACTTCATCGATCTGGGTGTGCACGCGGTGGATGCCGATCATGCCGCACGCTGGGTGGTCGAACCCGGTCGCCCGGCGCTGGCGCAGATTGCCGAGCACTTCGGTGTCGGCGTGCTGCAAGCCGATGGCCAATTGAATCGCGCAGCACTGCGCAAGCTGATCTTTGAAGTCCCCGAAGAACGCCGCTGGCTCGAAGCGTTGCTGCATCCGCTGATCGCTCAGGAAATCGCCGCGCACCTGGCACGCGCACAATCACCTTATGCGATTCTGGTGTCGCCGCTGTTGATCGAGTCCGGGCAGTACAAAATGACCCAGCGAGTGCTGGTGATCGACGCACCGGAACACTTACAGATCGAACGAACCTTGCAGCGCGACCAGACCAGCGAACAGCAGGTCCAGGCGATCCTCAAGGCCCAGTCCAGCCGTCAGGACCGCCTCAGCCATGCCGACGATGTGGTGGTCAATGACCGCGACCTCGCCTGGCTGCACAGCGAGGTCGAACGCCTGCATCACTTTTACCTTACTTTGCGTGGAGGCCAGTCATGA
- a CDS encoding type II secretion system F family protein — MAVKAIKVSVYAWEGTDRKGSKVTGELSGHNPALIKAQLRKQGINPGKVRKKTASLFNLGNRIKPLDIALFTRQMATMMKAGVPLLQSFDIIGEGFDNPNMRKLVDEVKQEVAAGNSFATALRKKPQYFDELYCNLVDAGEQAGALDTLLERIATYKEKSESLKAKIKKAMTYPLAVVFVAIIVTGILLVKVVPQFQSVFSGFGAELPAFTLMVIGLSEFMQAWWWLLLGGLIIGALSFRHALKRSQRFCDWLDAKLLKMPILGALLYKSAVARFARTLSTTFAAGVPLVEALDSVAGATGNIVFKRAVLRIKQDVSTGMQLNFSMRTSRIFPNMAIQMAAIGEESGALDDMLDKVAIYYEAEVDNMVDSLTSLLEPFIMVVLGVIVGGLVVAMYLPIFQLGSAI, encoded by the coding sequence ATGGCGGTCAAAGCAATCAAGGTCAGCGTCTACGCCTGGGAAGGCACCGACAGGAAAGGCAGCAAGGTAACCGGCGAGCTGAGCGGTCATAACCCGGCCTTGATCAAGGCGCAGCTACGCAAACAAGGGATCAACCCGGGCAAAGTACGGAAAAAAACCGCTTCGCTGTTCAACCTCGGCAACCGTATCAAGCCGCTGGACATTGCTCTCTTCACCCGGCAAATGGCGACCATGATGAAAGCCGGTGTGCCGCTGCTGCAGTCGTTCGACATCATCGGCGAGGGCTTCGACAACCCGAACATGCGCAAGCTGGTGGACGAGGTGAAACAGGAAGTCGCCGCCGGCAACAGCTTCGCCACCGCGCTGCGTAAAAAACCACAGTACTTCGATGAGCTCTACTGCAACCTGGTCGACGCGGGCGAGCAGGCCGGCGCGCTCGACACGCTGCTGGAGCGGATTGCGACCTACAAGGAGAAAAGCGAAAGCCTCAAGGCCAAGATCAAAAAAGCCATGACCTATCCGCTGGCCGTGGTCTTTGTCGCAATCATCGTCACCGGCATTCTGCTGGTCAAAGTGGTCCCGCAATTTCAGTCGGTGTTTTCCGGATTTGGTGCAGAACTCCCGGCCTTTACCCTGATGGTGATCGGTCTGTCCGAGTTCATGCAGGCGTGGTGGTGGCTGTTACTCGGCGGCCTGATCATCGGGGCCCTGAGCTTTCGCCATGCGCTCAAGCGCTCGCAACGCTTTTGCGACTGGCTGGATGCCAAACTGCTGAAAATGCCGATACTCGGCGCACTGCTCTACAAATCGGCGGTGGCGCGCTTTGCCCGTACCCTGTCGACCACCTTCGCCGCAGGCGTCCCCCTGGTCGAAGCTCTGGATTCGGTAGCAGGTGCTACTGGCAATATCGTGTTCAAACGGGCGGTTCTGCGCATCAAACAGGATGTCTCCACCGGCATGCAATTGAACTTCTCGATGCGCACCAGCAGGATTTTCCCCAACATGGCGATTCAAATGGCCGCCATTGGCGAGGAGTCTGGCGCACTCGACGATATGCTCGACAAAGTTGCGATCTACTATGAAGCTGAAGTCGACAATATGGTCGACAGCCTGACCAGCCTGTTGGAGCCGTTCATCATGGTGGTGCTCGGCGTCATTGTCGGCGGGCTGGTGGTTGCCATGTACCTGCCCATTTTCCAACTCGGCTCAGCGATTTGA
- a CDS encoding DUF2845 domain-containing protein, whose translation MNSRLLISLALAFFASQVQAQTDTLRCGSQLISVGDRTSEVLHKCGEPVARDALGYKRSANRREEVPVEEWTYGPNSGMYQYLRFEGNRLVRITSKRGN comes from the coding sequence ATGAATAGCCGATTGCTGATCAGCCTGGCACTGGCGTTCTTCGCCAGCCAGGTGCAAGCCCAGACCGATACCTTGCGCTGCGGCAGTCAGTTGATCAGCGTCGGCGATCGCACCAGTGAAGTGCTGCACAAATGTGGCGAGCCGGTTGCACGTGATGCGTTGGGCTACAAACGCAGCGCCAATCGCCGGGAAGAAGTCCCGGTTGAGGAATGGACCTACGGTCCGAACAGCGGCATGTACCAATACCTGCGCTTTGAAGGCAACCGCCTGGTACGGATCACCAGCAAACGCGGAAACTGA
- a CDS encoding energy-coupling factor ABC transporter permease: protein MIGAALLSPETLTVGWLIYVPVLIWAVARAPWVELFTDSRRQHLLFGTVFALFVLWLVRRDFDTGVSYHIIGMTAVTLLLDWPLAIVGGLVAQVGLVLLGRQDLAAMGVNGALLILLPVLVTEGCAILVERAQPHNPFVYIFCSGFLAAGLSALLCLLVGLGLLWFDERFAMPEWLEDFVGYLWLIIFPEAFINGMVISSLVVFCPEWLETFNRTRYLSAPWKDDDKP from the coding sequence ATGATCGGTGCCGCACTGCTCTCGCCCGAAACCCTCACGGTCGGCTGGCTGATCTACGTGCCAGTGCTGATCTGGGCCGTTGCCCGAGCACCGTGGGTCGAGTTGTTCACGGACAGTCGGCGTCAGCATTTGCTGTTTGGCACCGTGTTCGCGTTGTTCGTCCTCTGGCTGGTGCGACGGGACTTCGACACCGGCGTGTCTTATCACATCATCGGCATGACGGCGGTGACGTTATTGCTGGACTGGCCGCTGGCGATTGTCGGCGGGCTGGTGGCGCAGGTGGGGCTGGTGCTGCTCGGGCGTCAGGACCTGGCCGCGATGGGGGTCAATGGTGCGTTGCTGATTCTGTTGCCGGTGCTGGTCACCGAAGGCTGCGCGATCCTGGTGGAGCGGGCGCAACCGCATAATCCCTTTGTGTATATCTTTTGCTCGGGCTTTTTGGCCGCCGGGCTTTCGGCGTTGCTCTGCCTGCTGGTGGGGTTGGGGCTGTTGTGGTTCGACGAGCGTTTTGCGATGCCGGAATGGCTGGAGGATTTTGTCGGTTACCTGTGGCTGATCATTTTCCCCGAGGCGTTTATCAACGGCATGGTGATCAGTTCGCTGGTGGTGTTCTGTCCCGAGTGGCTGGAGACCTTCAACCGCACGCGTTATTTGTCGGCGCCGTGGAAGGACGACGACAAGCCTTGA
- a CDS encoding BON domain-containing protein, giving the protein MKTFAIAAAAATALTLTMANAAFAQTTQATQSPMVVAAGEMTKAEEATSDTWITTKVKSDLVTEKGIPGTDIKVETNKGVVSLSSKVAITQSQKDMAVAITKKIKGVKAVSADGLLAQ; this is encoded by the coding sequence ATGAAGACGTTCGCTATCGCTGCCGCCGCTGCAACCGCTCTGACCCTGACCATGGCCAACGCTGCATTTGCGCAGACCACTCAAGCCACACAGTCGCCGATGGTGGTGGCTGCCGGTGAAATGACCAAGGCCGAGGAAGCAACTTCCGATACCTGGATCACCACTAAAGTGAAAAGCGATCTGGTCACCGAGAAGGGGATTCCTGGCACCGACATCAAAGTCGAAACCAACAAAGGCGTCGTTTCTCTATCGTCGAAAGTAGCCATTACCCAGTCTCAGAAAGATATGGCCGTCGCTATCACCAAGAAAATCAAAGGTGTCAAAGCTGTATCGGCTGATGGCCTGTTGGCCCAGTAA
- the pilB gene encoding type IV-A pilus assembly ATPase PilB: MNDIALSGLAKQLVLAELLTDKSAQQAYQQAQRNRVSLVSYLVQNKMVSSRQVAEIASEHFGVAFLDLNCLDKDSQPKDLVSEKLIRQHHALPLWRRGNKLFVGISDPSNQQAINDIQFSTGLTTEAILVEDDKLSDAIEKFFDSHSTGLEDMADIDLGGLDIKAVDDQRQDAVTGQDSDDAPVVRFVNKMLLDAIKGGSSDLHFEPYEKIYRVRVRTDGMLREVARPPTQLANRIAARLKVMASLDISERRKPQDGRLKMHLSKSKSIDFRVNTLPTLWGEKIVIRILDPSSAQMGIDALGYEPDQKDLYMAALKQPQGLILVTGPTGSGKTVSLYTGLNILNTVDINISTAEDPVEINMEGINQVNVNPRQGLDFAQALRSFLRQDPDVIMVGEIRDLETAEIAIKAAQTGHLVLSTLHTNSAAETLTRLHNMGIPGFNIATAVHLIIAQRLARKLCPHCKKNLSIPDETLIKEGFPRERIGSFTIYEPVGCDLCNNGYKGRVGIYEVVKNTPQLQRLIMAEGNSLEIDTQMRKDGFNDLRTSGLLKAMQGITSLEEINRVTKD, encoded by the coding sequence ATGAATGACATCGCCCTCAGCGGTCTGGCCAAGCAATTGGTGCTGGCCGAACTGCTCACTGACAAAAGCGCGCAACAGGCGTATCAGCAAGCTCAGCGCAATCGCGTTTCCCTGGTCAGCTATCTGGTACAGAACAAAATGGTGAGCAGTCGCCAGGTTGCGGAAATTGCCTCAGAGCATTTCGGCGTCGCCTTCCTCGACCTCAACTGTCTCGACAAAGACTCCCAGCCCAAAGACCTGGTCAGTGAAAAGCTGATTCGCCAGCACCACGCCCTGCCACTCTGGCGGCGCGGCAACAAACTGTTCGTGGGCATTTCCGACCCGAGCAATCAGCAGGCGATCAACGATATCCAGTTCAGCACCGGGCTCACCACCGAAGCGATCCTGGTCGAAGACGACAAGCTCAGCGACGCCATCGAGAAATTCTTCGACAGCCACAGCACGGGCCTGGAAGACATGGCCGATATCGACCTCGGGGGCCTGGACATCAAAGCCGTCGACGACCAGCGCCAGGACGCTGTCACCGGCCAGGACTCCGACGATGCCCCGGTGGTGCGCTTCGTCAACAAGATGCTGCTGGACGCGATCAAGGGCGGCTCCTCGGACCTGCATTTCGAGCCCTACGAAAAAATCTATCGGGTGCGGGTACGGACCGACGGCATGCTGCGCGAAGTTGCCAGGCCGCCGACTCAATTGGCCAACCGCATCGCTGCCCGTCTCAAGGTGATGGCCAGCCTGGACATTTCGGAACGTCGAAAACCCCAGGACGGGCGGCTCAAGATGCACCTGTCGAAAAGCAAATCCATCGATTTTCGGGTCAACACCCTGCCAACGTTGTGGGGCGAAAAAATCGTGATACGGATTCTCGACCCCTCCAGTGCACAGATGGGCATCGACGCGCTGGGTTACGAGCCCGATCAAAAAGACCTGTATATGGCGGCGCTCAAGCAACCTCAAGGGCTGATTCTGGTCACCGGGCCGACGGGTTCAGGGAAAACCGTGTCGCTGTACACCGGGTTGAATATCCTTAATACCGTCGACATCAATATCTCCACCGCCGAAGACCCGGTAGAGATCAACATGGAAGGCATCAACCAGGTCAACGTCAATCCCAGGCAGGGCCTGGATTTCGCTCAGGCATTGCGCTCATTTCTGCGCCAGGACCCGGACGTGATAATGGTCGGCGAGATCCGCGATCTGGAAACCGCCGAAATCGCGATCAAGGCTGCGCAAACCGGACACCTGGTGCTTTCCACCCTGCACACCAACAGCGCGGCTGAAACCCTGACCCGGCTGCACAACATGGGCATCCCGGGGTTCAACATCGCCACGGCCGTGCACCTGATCATTGCCCAGCGCCTGGCCCGCAAGCTGTGCCCCCACTGCAAAAAAAACCTCTCGATTCCCGACGAAACTCTGATCAAGGAAGGCTTCCCACGGGAACGCATCGGCTCCTTCACGATCTACGAACCCGTCGGTTGCGATCTCTGCAACAACGGCTACAAAGGGCGAGTCGGAATCTATGAAGTGGTGAAAAACACCCCGCAGCTGCAACGGCTGATCATGGCTGAAGGCAATTCTCTGGAAATCGATACGCAGATGCGCAAGGACGGCTTCAACGACCTGCGCACCTCGGGCTTGCTCAAGGCCATGCAGGGCATCACCAGCCTCGAAGAAATCAACCGGGTCACCAAGGATTGA